A single region of the Verrucomicrobiia bacterium genome encodes:
- the thiE gene encoding thiamine phosphate synthase, which yields MSKTRLATCRLYGFIDTAYIEDLDPGDVARELIAGGVDIIQVRAKEKSHADRVALALKVVSAAFQYKVLVIINDDIEAAFEAGADGVHLGQEDWAAIPREERAERLANMRIVGLSTHSLDQALAAERDGADYLGVGPVFPTATKPGVKPVGVELVREVSARVKTPFFAIGGITLDNIGEVLEAGATRVAVVSAILQASDKTEAAAAFGKRLEKLQLRMNSVPPGRSG from the coding sequence ATGTCAAAAACCCGTCTCGCCACGTGCCGTTTGTACGGGTTCATCGATACGGCGTATATCGAGGACCTTGATCCCGGCGACGTCGCGCGCGAGCTGATCGCCGGCGGCGTGGACATCATTCAGGTGCGCGCCAAGGAGAAGTCGCACGCCGATCGTGTCGCTCTTGCGCTGAAGGTTGTCTCCGCGGCGTTTCAATACAAGGTACTCGTCATCATCAACGACGACATCGAGGCGGCCTTTGAGGCGGGTGCGGACGGGGTGCATCTCGGTCAGGAGGATTGGGCTGCGATTCCACGGGAAGAACGGGCCGAACGACTGGCAAATATGCGAATCGTTGGCCTCAGCACGCACTCGCTGGATCAAGCGCTCGCAGCCGAACGAGACGGCGCCGACTACCTCGGTGTTGGCCCCGTTTTTCCAACGGCCACCAAACCCGGCGTCAAACCCGTGGGCGTCGAGTTGGTGCGCGAAGTCTCCGCGCGCGTGAAAACCCCGTTCTTTGCGATCGGGGGTATCACCTTGGACAACATCGGCGAGGTCCTGGAGGCGGGTGCGACGCGCGTGGCAGTCGTCTCCGCGATCTTGCAAGCCTCCGACAAAACGGAAGCCGCTGCCGCATTTGGAAAACGATTGGAGAAACTGCAGCTCCGAATGAATTCGGTGCCGCCAGGGAGATCAGGATGA
- a CDS encoding carboxypeptidase regulatory-like domain-containing protein, which yields MKLSKLLMTVAASLLVATVSQAADSASISGKITFDGKAPKPKKIPTDADPKCAAMHEDSPLMTEEVVVNADGMLKNVFVYIKSGLPDGKTYDTPKNPVVLTQEKCHYAPHVFGMMAKQPLEIVNADDTLHNIHAQPTKSKEFNVGQPNQGMKTMRTFAEPEVMVHFKCDVHPWMSAYVGVMSNPFYSTTGDDGTFSIKGLPAGEYEVAAWHEKYGEQVQKIKVGDGEAKTIDFKFSKPAE from the coding sequence ATGAAATTATCAAAGTTATTGATGACGGTTGCCGCATCGTTACTGGTCGCCACAGTTTCGCAAGCCGCAGATTCGGCGTCGATCTCCGGCAAGATCACGTTTGATGGCAAGGCCCCGAAGCCGAAGAAGATCCCGACCGATGCGGATCCCAAGTGCGCCGCGATGCACGAGGATTCGCCGCTCATGACTGAAGAAGTGGTGGTCAATGCTGACGGCATGCTGAAGAATGTGTTCGTGTACATCAAGAGCGGCCTGCCGGACGGAAAGACCTACGACACGCCGAAGAATCCCGTCGTCCTGACGCAGGAGAAGTGCCACTATGCGCCGCACGTGTTTGGCATGATGGCCAAGCAGCCGCTGGAAATTGTGAATGCGGACGACACGTTGCATAACATTCACGCTCAACCGACGAAGAGCAAGGAATTCAATGTAGGCCAGCCCAACCAGGGGATGAAGACCATGCGCACCTTCGCTGAGCCCGAGGTCATGGTGCACTTCAAGTGCGACGTGCATCCGTGGATGTCGGCGTATGTCGGCGTGATGAGCAATCCGTTTTACAGCACGACCGGCGATGATGGTACGTTCTCGATCAAGGGATTGCCGGCGGGCGAATACGAAGTGGCTGCCTGGCATGAGAAGTATGGCGAACAGGTCCAAAAGATCAAAGTCGGTGACGGTGAGGCCAAGACCATCGACTTCAAGTTTTCAAAGCCCGCCGAATAG
- a CDS encoding ATP-dependent 6-phosphofructokinase codes for MKKIAMLTGGGDCPGLNAVIRAVTRKGLVEGYEVLGFRNGWAGVLKGDYFPLTRERVSGILHLGGTILGTSRTNPTDEQLETITKHVKSMDLAALVAIGGDDTLSVASRLHKRGIPVIGVPKTIDNDIDGTDQTFGFDTAINIAAEALDRLHSTAESHSRVLVVELMGRQAGWIALEAGMAGGADMILLPEFPMSLAEICKIIKQRQAGGKNFSIVAVAEGFKLDGAEVTAVKELDAFGHARLGGIGEVLCREIERLTGIESRGVVLGHIQRGGTPSAYDRVLGTRYGVKAVDLAMEGQFGKMVSLRGPEVVGIDIDSILTEVVDKKTGQRKLRVRNRCVPQELYDVAKVFFG; via the coding sequence ATGAAAAAGATCGCGATGCTGACGGGGGGCGGCGACTGCCCCGGACTGAACGCAGTGATTCGTGCGGTGACGCGCAAGGGCTTGGTGGAAGGCTATGAGGTGCTGGGCTTCCGCAACGGCTGGGCCGGCGTGCTCAAAGGCGATTACTTCCCGCTCACACGCGAGCGCGTGTCGGGCATCCTGCACCTCGGCGGCACGATCCTCGGCACCTCGCGCACCAACCCGACTGACGAGCAGCTCGAGACGATCACCAAACATGTCAAGAGCATGGACCTCGCCGCGCTCGTGGCCATTGGTGGCGACGACACCCTCAGCGTCGCCTCGCGCCTGCACAAGCGGGGCATTCCGGTCATCGGCGTGCCCAAGACCATCGACAACGATATTGACGGCACCGACCAGACGTTCGGGTTTGACACGGCAATCAACATTGCCGCCGAAGCGCTCGACCGGCTCCACAGCACCGCCGAGTCGCACAGTCGCGTGCTGGTGGTGGAATTGATGGGACGCCAAGCGGGCTGGATCGCGCTCGAAGCCGGCATGGCCGGCGGCGCCGACATGATCTTGTTGCCCGAATTCCCCATGTCCCTGGCCGAGATTTGCAAGATCATCAAGCAGCGCCAGGCGGGCGGGAAGAATTTTTCCATCGTCGCGGTCGCCGAGGGTTTCAAGCTCGACGGCGCCGAGGTCACGGCGGTCAAGGAACTCGACGCGTTCGGTCATGCCCGTCTCGGCGGCATCGGCGAAGTGCTTTGCCGCGAAATTGAGAGACTCACGGGCATCGAAAGCCGTGGCGTGGTGTTGGGCCACATTCAACGCGGCGGAACGCCCAGCGCCTACGACCGCGTGCTCGGCACGCGCTACGGCGTGAAGGCGGTCGATCTCGCGATGGAGGGCCAATTCGGCAAAATGGTCTCCCTGCGCGGTCCAGAGGTTGTCGGGATTGACATCGATTCGATCCTCACCGAGGTGGTCGATAAGAAAACCGGCCAGCGGAAACTGCGCGTACGCAACCGTTGTGTGCCGCAAGAACTCTACGATGTCGCAAAGGTCTTTTTTGGTTGA
- a CDS encoding DUF2017 family protein, with translation MIDLHIERLDEKHVRIGGLTTMLAVMLREMPEILEMRDGPGASARLFPNPTLADAGINKEWQQMVSPELRHLFVSAAETVTRDLTTLTGNQGDPEVYEVTFPVEHLNAWMSALNQTRLILAEVHKIDEEDMERQDFDPQEPKHLAALRIHLLGYLLHLFVELENGNGSTDCV, from the coding sequence GTGATCGACCTGCACATCGAACGGCTCGATGAAAAGCATGTCCGCATTGGTGGACTGACGACCATGCTGGCCGTGATGCTTCGCGAAATGCCTGAAATCCTGGAAATGCGCGATGGGCCGGGTGCGTCTGCCCGACTCTTCCCCAATCCCACCCTGGCCGACGCCGGGATCAACAAGGAATGGCAGCAGATGGTCAGTCCCGAATTGCGCCATCTGTTCGTCTCCGCGGCGGAAACCGTGACGCGCGACCTGACCACGCTGACGGGCAATCAGGGAGATCCCGAAGTTTACGAAGTTACGTTTCCCGTCGAGCATCTCAACGCGTGGATGAGCGCCCTTAACCAGACGCGCCTGATCCTCGCCGAAGTCCACAAGATCGACGAGGAGGATATGGAACGCCAGGATTTCGACCCGCAAGAGCCAAAGCATTTGGCCGCGCTGCGGATCCATCTACTCGGGTACCTGCTGCATCTTTTCGTGGAATTGGAGAACGGCAATGGGTCTACGGATTGTGTTTGA
- a CDS encoding c-type cytochrome: MRNQPETLHEYSIPRLHWWFLLSGFVFLLSLVLMIWVDYSGGYAPWLALHGDREWKNYQRQFYALDMKRIAADAKAAEVKANEAGLSKMQDDLAKTTRELEGKKPEEAKLQAAVDQAKVEDDLITRQFTMDKALRDQYRSLYEEALERNNMNMDAPEVRESKDKAESQNELVAKLDLRKQQADAKLQAAKDNQAALMGHESELQHNIKRLDDGIKLLTTRYKQLDSALVQGVVNAPVIEFAAGTIKVEQIIADKHHTDVNFATVPRVDRCIMCHKGIDRKDPTPEDRDWRAKNKIDVIEWSKQPQPLRNHPQMDLFVGDTSPHPASTYGCTVCHWGWDRETTFSRSGHTPDAEVKQPYIFDALTKQWVKASKREDDEDEDAKAQKTAVPKANVVEMTQKVAWQKNHNWEEEEFLMQPMRSAKYVQASCLKCHNAQTNLKGGEKLDHGRRLIEQLGCWSCHKMRQMETYTTHHVAAGEDFEGLCKFYDVNADDVRRLNGFPQEVSLTIGQEVYIPIRTLRKPGPSLYKVASKTNKEWMRKWLANPVDFRPNTYMPRFWGLDNNSGTPDRDARNAVEINAIAEYLFAVSDQSKYPEPTVQGDTENGKKLIGQLGCMGCHAIDEKLMDIKVPGSLKQYMDDWQYRRLRSQGPQLAGVGSKTSVNWLFAWLKDPKQYHPRTKMPNLRLGDQEASDVAAYLASLHNEKTDQETLPETKADLLDRETVEYLQVTLPVQEAKQKINNLDDLIELYFVDEETMKYYQDPARLAREEVQLKALRKEFEETFDDAVDRKAKKLAAQIEQVKSKMQAAKQTVAAMPFTEKKNVYLGSKLISRYGCYACHDIHGFETAKPIGTELSEWGSKPVDKLDFGLVDIEKNRLSWLKQKLHAPRSFDNGRIDVTRMPQELLKMPKFNLTDEQIDQIVTVVSGMTDEKLTPNEARQLTPAEFQIERGRWTVKELNCIGCHIVEAQGGAVRATGLATGMEPPLLSGTPTQLHQGQRTQPDWLFQFIKAPQTGQIRPWLHVRMPTFGLSDGEANVLVKYFALQGEAQFPYQSPKINTSPEHLAAGKQLFDQLKCALCHIVEGKALGKSVAEIPDEDLPRLAPNLSQAHERLQRDWLVNKWLVEPLAQQPGTRMPQFEYGTAIAPNILGGDGRKQIEALVDYVLTLGTYEETAQAAPAPAPVAAPTQPQARP, encoded by the coding sequence ATGAGAAACCAACCAGAAACCCTCCACGAGTACAGCATTCCGCGCCTGCACTGGTGGTTCCTGCTCAGCGGTTTCGTGTTCCTCTTGAGCCTCGTATTGATGATTTGGGTCGATTACTCCGGCGGCTATGCTCCCTGGCTCGCCCTACATGGTGATCGCGAGTGGAAAAACTACCAGCGTCAATTCTACGCGCTGGATATGAAACGCATAGCGGCGGACGCCAAGGCCGCCGAGGTCAAGGCTAACGAGGCCGGCCTGTCCAAGATGCAGGACGACCTGGCCAAGACGACACGGGAGTTGGAGGGAAAAAAGCCTGAGGAAGCGAAGTTGCAGGCCGCCGTGGACCAGGCAAAGGTGGAGGACGACCTGATTACGCGCCAGTTTACCATGGATAAGGCCCTGCGCGACCAGTATCGATCCTTGTACGAAGAGGCGCTTGAGCGCAACAACATGAATATGGACGCACCCGAAGTGCGTGAGTCAAAGGACAAAGCCGAGTCGCAAAATGAACTTGTGGCGAAACTCGATCTTCGCAAACAGCAGGCCGATGCCAAACTCCAAGCGGCCAAGGACAATCAGGCCGCGCTGATGGGTCACGAAAGTGAGCTGCAGCACAACATCAAGCGCCTTGACGACGGCATCAAACTCCTGACCACCCGCTACAAGCAACTCGACAGCGCATTGGTTCAAGGCGTCGTCAATGCACCCGTCATCGAATTCGCTGCGGGGACTATCAAGGTCGAACAGATCATCGCCGATAAACATCACACCGATGTGAACTTCGCCACCGTCCCGCGCGTGGATCGCTGCATTATGTGCCACAAGGGCATCGACCGGAAGGACCCGACACCGGAAGACCGCGACTGGCGTGCCAAGAACAAGATCGACGTTATCGAGTGGTCGAAACAGCCACAACCACTTCGTAACCATCCGCAAATGGATTTGTTTGTCGGCGACACCTCGCCGCATCCGGCCAGCACCTATGGGTGCACCGTCTGCCATTGGGGCTGGGACCGTGAAACAACCTTTTCGCGTTCCGGCCACACACCGGATGCGGAAGTGAAACAGCCGTACATCTTCGACGCCTTGACGAAACAGTGGGTGAAAGCCTCGAAAAGGGAGGATGACGAGGATGAGGATGCGAAGGCGCAAAAGACGGCAGTGCCGAAAGCCAACGTCGTCGAAATGACCCAGAAGGTTGCGTGGCAGAAGAATCACAACTGGGAAGAGGAAGAATTTCTCATGCAGCCGATGCGTTCGGCAAAGTATGTGCAAGCCAGTTGCCTGAAATGCCACAATGCGCAGACCAACCTGAAAGGCGGCGAGAAACTGGATCATGGCCGCCGCCTCATCGAGCAACTCGGCTGTTGGTCGTGCCATAAGATGAGGCAAATGGAAACCTACACGACGCACCACGTCGCCGCAGGCGAAGACTTCGAAGGCCTTTGTAAGTTTTACGACGTGAATGCCGACGACGTGCGCCGGCTGAATGGCTTCCCGCAGGAAGTTTCGTTGACGATTGGGCAGGAAGTATATATCCCCATCCGCACGTTGCGCAAGCCGGGCCCAAGCCTTTACAAGGTGGCCAGCAAAACGAACAAAGAATGGATGCGCAAGTGGCTCGCCAATCCCGTTGATTTCCGCCCGAACACCTACATGCCGCGTTTCTGGGGACTCGACAATAACTCAGGCACACCCGATCGCGATGCCCGCAATGCCGTCGAGATCAACGCGATCGCAGAATATCTTTTTGCCGTCAGCGACCAATCGAAGTATCCCGAGCCGACGGTCCAGGGTGACACCGAGAATGGAAAAAAGCTCATCGGTCAACTCGGTTGCATGGGTTGCCACGCCATCGACGAGAAGTTGATGGACATCAAGGTGCCGGGGTCGCTCAAGCAATACATGGATGATTGGCAGTACCGGCGGTTGCGCTCGCAAGGGCCGCAATTGGCTGGCGTGGGCAGCAAGACAAGCGTCAACTGGCTCTTCGCCTGGTTGAAGGACCCGAAGCAATACCATCCGCGGACGAAGATGCCGAATTTGCGTCTTGGCGACCAGGAGGCATCAGACGTCGCCGCGTACCTCGCTAGTCTTCACAACGAAAAGACTGACCAGGAAACATTGCCGGAAACGAAAGCCGATCTTCTCGACAGGGAGACAGTCGAGTACCTCCAGGTGACATTGCCGGTGCAAGAAGCGAAGCAGAAGATCAACAACCTCGACGATCTCATTGAGTTGTATTTCGTCGATGAAGAAACGATGAAGTACTATCAGGATCCCGCGCGGCTCGCCCGCGAGGAGGTCCAACTCAAAGCCCTGCGGAAGGAATTTGAGGAGACATTCGACGACGCGGTGGACCGCAAGGCGAAGAAGCTGGCCGCGCAGATCGAACAGGTAAAGTCGAAGATGCAGGCTGCCAAGCAGACGGTTGCCGCCATGCCGTTCACCGAGAAAAAGAACGTGTACCTGGGCAGCAAGCTGATTTCTCGGTACGGTTGCTACGCTTGCCACGACATCCATGGGTTCGAAACCGCCAAGCCCATCGGCACCGAATTGAGCGAGTGGGGCAGCAAGCCGGTCGATAAGCTGGATTTCGGCCTGGTGGACATCGAGAAGAACCGACTCTCCTGGCTGAAGCAGAAACTTCATGCGCCGCGTTCGTTTGACAACGGACGTATCGACGTGACGCGCATGCCGCAGGAATTGCTGAAGATGCCGAAATTCAACCTGACCGACGAGCAGATTGACCAGATCGTCACCGTCGTCTCCGGCATGACCGACGAGAAATTGACGCCGAATGAAGCGCGACAGTTGACGCCGGCGGAATTCCAGATCGAGCGCGGCCGCTGGACCGTGAAGGAATTGAACTGCATCGGCTGTCACATCGTCGAGGCGCAAGGCGGCGCGGTTCGCGCGACGGGCCTTGCGACGGGCATGGAGCCGCCGCTGTTGAGCGGCACGCCGACACAATTGCATCAGGGGCAGCGCACACAGCCCGATTGGCTGTTCCAATTTATCAAAGCGCCGCAAACCGGCCAGATTCGCCCGTGGCTACACGTCCGCATGCCGACCTTCGGATTGTCGGATGGCGAGGCCAACGTGCTCGTGAAGTATTTTGCGCTGCAAGGCGAGGCGCAGTTCCCGTATCAGTCACCGAAGATCAATACGTCGCCGGAACACCTGGCCGCCGGCAAACAATTGTTCGATCAGTTGAAGTGCGCGTTGTGCCACATTGTCGAGGGCAAAGCATTGGGCAAATCGGTCGCCGAGATTCCCGACGAAGACCTGCCACGATTGGCGCCGAATCTTTCCCAGGCGCACGAACGCCTGCAACGCGACTGGCTGGTAAATAAATGGCTCGTGGAGCCGTTGGCGCAGCAGCCGGGGACGCGCATGCCACAGTTCGAATACGGCACGGCCATTGCGCCGAATATCCTCGGTGGCGATGGACGCAAACAAATCGAAGCCCTGGTGGATTACGTGCTAACATTGGGCACATACGAGGAGACCGCTCAGGCAGCGCCCGCCCCCGCGCCGGTGGCGGCGCCGACGCAGCCGCAAGCGCGGCCATAG
- a CDS encoding HEAT repeat domain-containing protein: MSDAKQSGEAPSSGVAELPEEKSTFATLAVQLFVIPLAVVLFCVAVAGLFMWLTAERKGLDDYLGALRASSGEQRTRQAQYLLNYIQDSKRWQGIFDVTAQISADREQFLAKNPHAVADIVQVFTESKGQDPKTRRYLALVLGLLGDRQAVTTLRAGLDDGDAETVKNCLWALGRLDDEASATRIIELTHSDEQSVRLMAVYVLGSMTSPAAQGVLEASLNDPDELVKWNAAFGLASKGNAAAWDVLARLLDKEYVDRVTQLMPKEGRPLAENIQRYRVAAVMWVAKLDPSKAAPLLDKMSAGETDLRVRNAAIQQLNNLRHK, encoded by the coding sequence ATGAGTGACGCAAAGCAGTCAGGGGAAGCGCCTTCGTCGGGCGTGGCGGAACTCCCGGAGGAGAAGTCGACGTTTGCTACGCTGGCGGTACAACTGTTCGTGATTCCGCTGGCGGTCGTGCTGTTCTGCGTGGCGGTGGCCGGGCTGTTCATGTGGCTGACTGCGGAGCGCAAGGGGCTGGATGACTACCTGGGCGCGTTGCGCGCCAGTTCGGGCGAACAACGTACCCGTCAGGCGCAGTACCTGTTGAATTACATCCAGGACTCGAAGCGTTGGCAGGGGATTTTCGACGTCACGGCCCAGATCAGCGCGGATCGCGAGCAGTTTCTCGCAAAAAACCCGCACGCTGTCGCCGACATCGTGCAGGTCTTCACCGAGTCGAAAGGTCAGGATCCGAAGACGAGGCGGTACCTGGCGTTGGTCCTCGGTTTGTTGGGGGATCGCCAGGCTGTCACAACCTTGCGCGCGGGGCTTGATGACGGGGACGCAGAAACGGTGAAGAATTGCCTGTGGGCGCTGGGCCGGCTTGACGACGAAGCTTCGGCCACGCGGATCATCGAGTTGACTCACAGCGACGAACAGTCGGTACGCCTGATGGCGGTCTATGTACTCGGGTCGATGACCAGTCCGGCGGCGCAGGGCGTGTTGGAGGCGTCACTCAACGATCCGGACGAACTGGTGAAGTGGAACGCAGCCTTCGGGCTGGCAAGCAAGGGCAACGCCGCCGCGTGGGATGTGCTGGCGAGGTTGCTTGACAAGGAATACGTTGACCGTGTTACTCAGTTGATGCCAAAGGAGGGTCGCCCGCTGGCAGAGAACATCCAGCGGTATCGGGTGGCGGCGGTAATGTGGGTGGCGAAACTGGATCCGTCGAAGGCCGCCCCGTTGCTGGACAAGATGAGCGCCGGCGAAACAGATTTGCGGGTGCGCAATGCTGCGATTCAACAGCTTAATAATCTGAGACATAAGTAG
- a CDS encoding 4Fe-4S dicluster-binding protein: MAYFITDTCIGCTVCELKCPVDTISGKSKELYVIHPEGCIDCGVCAIYCPVSCIQDQYGNLVTRIKPSQIPKAKVIVDDCTGCEFCVDICPFDCIYMKEDPTHTGSGHYKVAEVVAEECVACRLCEIVCDKDAIIVPNAPTHRAAMLPSQLEKH, encoded by the coding sequence ATGGCGTATTTCATTACAGACACTTGCATCGGCTGCACCGTCTGCGAGTTGAAGTGTCCCGTGGACACTATCAGCGGCAAGTCCAAGGAATTGTACGTCATTCATCCCGAAGGTTGCATCGATTGCGGGGTGTGCGCCATTTACTGCCCGGTCTCCTGTATCCAGGACCAATACGGCAATCTCGTCACCCGCATCAAGCCGAGCCAAATCCCGAAGGCGAAGGTCATTGTGGACGACTGCACTGGCTGCGAGTTCTGTGTGGACATCTGCCCGTTCGACTGCATTTACATGAAGGAAGACCCTACGCACACGGGGTCGGGCCACTATAAAGTGGCCGAGGTCGTGGCGGAGGAATGTGTGGCATGCCGCCTTTGCGAGATCGTCTGCGACAAGGATGCCATCATCGTGCCGAATGCTCCGACGCATCGGGCGGCGATGTTACCCTCGCAGTTGGAGAAGCATTAG
- a CDS encoding cytochrome b N-terminal domain-containing protein, with the protein MLNKLKNAVLDSQIKKSIFRVGIPNTDRKRVLIVLGNVFLHLHPTKVRTSGVKLRYTWCAGGLSFFLFLVLTLTGVLLMFYYRPTVEGAYVDMLDIRSQVPFGIMRELHRWSAHAMVIMVMVHMFRVFMTGSYKPPREFNWAIGVLLLVLTFLLSFTGYLLPWDQLAIWAITVGSNMAKATPFMGAGGPFADFLQIGGVPLVHPGDDARFMLIGAKELGGTTLLRFYVLHCVGIPLIAAVLMAVHFWRIRKDGGISGPL; encoded by the coding sequence ATGCTCAACAAACTCAAGAACGCAGTCCTGGATTCGCAGATCAAGAAATCGATCTTTCGCGTCGGCATCCCGAATACCGACCGCAAACGCGTGCTCATCGTCCTCGGGAACGTGTTCCTGCACTTGCACCCGACGAAAGTCCGCACGAGCGGTGTGAAGCTACGCTATACGTGGTGCGCCGGCGGCCTGAGTTTCTTTCTTTTCCTGGTGCTCACACTGACGGGCGTGCTCCTGATGTTTTATTATCGCCCCACGGTAGAAGGCGCGTACGTGGATATGCTCGACATCCGTTCGCAGGTCCCGTTCGGCATCATGCGGGAATTGCACCGCTGGAGCGCCCATGCCATGGTCATCATGGTCATGGTGCACATGTTCCGTGTGTTCATGACGGGCAGTTACAAACCACCGCGTGAGTTCAACTGGGCGATTGGCGTGCTTTTGCTGGTCCTTACTTTCCTGCTTTCGTTCACCGGCTATTTGCTACCCTGGGACCAGCTCGCGATCTGGGCGATCACGGTCGGTTCGAACATGGCGAAGGCCACGCCGTTCATGGGCGCGGGCGGGCCGTTCGCGGACTTTTTACAGATTGGCGGCGTGCCGCTCGTCCATCCGGGTGATGACGCGCGGTTCATGCTGATTGGCGCCAAGGAGCTTGGCGGCACCACGTTGTTGCGATTTTACGTGTTGCACTGCGTCGGCATCCCGCTCATTGCGGCCGTGTTGATGGCGGTGCATTTTTGGCGCATCCGCAAGGATGGCGGCATCTCGGGGCCGCTCTAG
- a CDS encoding ubiquinol-cytochrome c reductase iron-sulfur subunit produces the protein MAEMKFVGADKPQQGQTLSPREEAVRRLKAKGILDPSGQPMPRRQFFISLALAWATFAAALGGGLTALFAFMVPRIDFTRIDVFKVGPPSNFAPNTVDESFKAAHRVWVVNHESRIFAVQAVCTHLGCTPNWMEGERKFKCPCHGSGYTIDGINFEGPAPFPMRRYEVTLADDGQIVVNEGRLFFWEKGEFDDPRAFVTV, from the coding sequence ATGGCAGAGATGAAATTCGTGGGAGCGGACAAACCCCAGCAGGGGCAGACATTAAGTCCGCGTGAAGAAGCGGTGCGGCGGTTGAAGGCCAAAGGGATCCTTGATCCCTCGGGCCAGCCGATGCCGCGCCGGCAATTCTTTATCAGCCTTGCACTCGCGTGGGCGACATTCGCCGCGGCGCTCGGAGGCGGGTTGACCGCGCTCTTTGCGTTCATGGTGCCGCGCATTGATTTTACCCGCATCGATGTCTTCAAGGTTGGACCACCGAGCAATTTTGCGCCCAACACGGTTGATGAATCGTTCAAGGCGGCTCATCGTGTCTGGGTCGTGAACCACGAAAGCCGCATCTTTGCGGTGCAAGCGGTGTGCACGCACCTCGGCTGCACGCCGAACTGGATGGAAGGCGAACGCAAGTTCAAGTGCCCATGTCACGGCAGCGGCTACACCATCGACGGTATCAATTTTGAAGGCCCGGCGCCGTTCCCGATGCGGCGCTACGAAGTCACCCTGGCGGACGACGGTCAAATCGTTGTGAACGAAGGGCGGTTGTTCTTTTGGGAAAAGGGCGAGTTCGACGATCCGCGCGCTTTCGTAACCGTTTAA
- a CDS encoding PfkB family carbohydrate kinase, producing the protein MSLLITGSVALDSVKTPLQEHRDLLGGSASYASVAASFFGPVQMVAIVGTDFPEKYLALYRKHGIDIDGLQIADGKTFRWSGEYEWDLNNRRTLSVNLNVFESFQPRLPESYKRTPYVFLANISPQLQAHVLAQVAAPKFIVADTMDLWIETQREALTELLRQIDCLVLNESEAREFTKEASLIKAGRLLLNMGPKYVVIKKGEHGCLLFGKDFFFSAPAYPLEDIHDPTGAGDCFAGAFTGYLARANHIDPKSLRKAVIYGSVIASYCVEDFSLTRLESITEPQINERYGLFKSMSHFDVA; encoded by the coding sequence ATGAGTCTTCTTATTACAGGTTCCGTAGCGCTGGACAGCGTCAAGACGCCACTTCAGGAACATCGCGATCTACTGGGTGGATCGGCCAGTTACGCCTCGGTAGCGGCGAGTTTTTTTGGGCCCGTCCAGATGGTCGCAATTGTCGGCACGGACTTCCCCGAAAAATATCTCGCCCTCTACCGCAAACACGGTATCGATATCGATGGCCTGCAGATAGCCGACGGCAAAACATTTCGCTGGAGTGGCGAATATGAATGGGACCTGAACAACCGGCGCACCCTGTCGGTCAACCTGAACGTCTTCGAGTCGTTCCAGCCCAGGCTGCCCGAAAGCTACAAACGTACGCCGTACGTTTTTCTCGCGAATATCTCGCCGCAACTACAGGCGCATGTGCTCGCGCAGGTTGCGGCTCCGAAGTTTATCGTGGCCGACACGATGGACTTGTGGATCGAGACGCAACGCGAGGCACTGACCGAGTTGTTGCGCCAGATTGATTGCCTGGTGCTGAATGAGAGCGAGGCGCGCGAGTTCACGAAGGAAGCCAGCCTCATCAAGGCGGGCCGCCTGCTCCTGAATATGGGCCCGAAATACGTGGTCATCAAAAAAGGAGAGCACGGTTGCCTGCTCTTTGGGAAGGATTTCTTCTTCAGCGCGCCGGCCTACCCACTCGAAGATATACACGACCCGACCGGCGCGGGCGATTGTTTCGCGGGCGCGTTCACGGGCTACCTCGCGCGCGCGAATCACATCGATCCCAAGTCACTCCGTAAAGCGGTCATCTACGGGAGTGTCATCGCTTCCTACTGCGTGGAAGATTTCAGCCTCACCCGCCTGGAGTCGATCACCGAACCGCAAATCAACGAGCGCTACGGCCTGTTTAAATCGATGAGCCACTTCGACGTGGCTTAG
- the clpS gene encoding ATP-dependent Clp protease adapter ClpS, protein MTPSNATGQPGVIQIVETITKSELSTPWNVVVHNDPINLMTYVTMVLMRVFGYPRAKAKKMMLEVHNLGRSLVWSGGREQAEHYVHQLHGYQLLATMEKSET, encoded by the coding sequence ATGACGCCTTCGAACGCCACGGGACAGCCCGGTGTCATCCAAATTGTCGAGACCATTACCAAGTCGGAACTTTCCACGCCCTGGAACGTCGTCGTCCACAATGATCCCATCAACCTGATGACCTACGTCACCATGGTGCTGATGCGGGTCTTCGGGTACCCACGGGCCAAGGCGAAGAAAATGATGCTGGAAGTGCACAACTTGGGGCGTTCGCTGGTGTGGTCGGGCGGTCGTGAGCAAGCGGAACACTACGTCCACCAACTTCACGGGTATCAATTGCTGGCCACGATGGAGAAATCGGAAACGTGA